The Vibrio astriarenae genome contains a region encoding:
- a CDS encoding acyltransferase: MRERVLCFDMMRCVAAVAVIAIHVLAPYRHELNSIPFDQWLTAITVNGISRWAVPVFILISGALMLSDTRPFDGKYYVKRRLGKVLIPFILWSLFYAYFSGWTAQGFDAQVSQTVLGESLHHATYYHLGFFYYFIPLYFVIPLFQWALRQYGEPALYAYVGVWLVTSLLFLLRIDGFWSNELWLFSGYLPLGYLLFKKVPLQRKPVAISVLLGIAALVLTVTMVVQLSVANGEYSVGRWFSYKTLNVILAASMVFMLCRYFGEGLSQGKQRVVSLVSQYSLGIYILHPIFLWPMKEYGWHQGHPVWVIPVWIVISGAGALGLSWCFAQSKWTRWMLP; this comes from the coding sequence ATGAGAGAACGGGTTCTGTGTTTTGATATGATGCGATGTGTTGCCGCTGTTGCGGTTATTGCAATACATGTATTGGCCCCTTATCGACATGAACTTAACTCGATACCTTTTGACCAATGGCTGACGGCGATCACGGTGAATGGTATTAGCCGTTGGGCGGTTCCAGTTTTTATTCTGATTTCAGGTGCGCTGATGTTGTCAGACACACGCCCGTTTGATGGCAAGTACTATGTCAAACGAAGGCTTGGGAAGGTGTTGATCCCCTTTATTCTCTGGTCGCTGTTTTATGCTTATTTCTCTGGCTGGACTGCTCAAGGCTTTGATGCACAGGTGAGTCAAACGGTATTAGGAGAAAGTCTACACCATGCCACTTACTACCACCTCGGCTTCTTCTATTACTTTATCCCACTCTATTTCGTGATCCCACTTTTTCAGTGGGCTCTACGCCAATATGGTGAGCCAGCTTTGTATGCCTATGTGGGTGTCTGGTTAGTCACTAGCTTACTGTTCCTACTACGGATCGATGGCTTTTGGAGCAATGAATTATGGTTATTCAGTGGTTATTTACCTTTGGGTTACCTGTTGTTCAAAAAGGTACCCTTGCAGCGTAAGCCCGTCGCAATTTCAGTTTTGTTAGGCATCGCTGCGTTAGTATTAACGGTCACCATGGTCGTGCAGCTCAGTGTGGCCAATGGTGAGTATTCAGTGGGACGCTGGTTTTCATACAAAACACTGAATGTCATTCTGGCCGCTTCAATGGTCTTTATGCTGTGCCGATATTTCGGCGAAGGCTTATCTCAAGGAAAGCAGAGGGTGGTGAGCCTGGTTAGCCAATACAGCTTAGGTATTTATATTCTTCACCCTATCTTCCTTTGGCCGATGAAAGAGTATGGCTGGCATCAGGGGCACCCTGTTTGGGTTATTCCGGTATGGATCGTGATCAGTGGTGCCGGCGCTCTTGGGTTGAGCTGGTGTTTTGCACAATCAAAATGGACTCGCTGGATGCTCCCTTAG
- a CDS encoding DUF2500 domain-containing protein, protein MLSPLFVTIGLLAILAGWLCWKNFTQHNQGLNAPEQTVNVTILDKQSIDIDLQRQQIGQDTQEYWIYVQKGHFGPKREFQVTPHYYQALTPGDKGALTYRGDQFIHFALQR, encoded by the coding sequence ATGCTTTCACCACTTTTTGTCACAATAGGGTTATTAGCGATATTAGCAGGCTGGTTGTGTTGGAAGAACTTCACCCAGCACAATCAAGGCCTCAATGCTCCCGAGCAAACCGTCAACGTGACAATACTCGACAAGCAAAGTATTGATATTGACTTGCAACGACAACAAATCGGTCAAGATACACAGGAGTATTGGATTTATGTACAAAAAGGCCACTTTGGACCTAAACGTGAGTTCCAAGTGACCCCGCACTATTATCAAGCCCTAACACCGGGGGATAAAGGCGCTTTAACCTATCGCGGCGATCAATTTATCCACTTTGCCTTACAACGCTAA
- a CDS encoding DUF4145 domain-containing protein — MSDIEKVVVRTRRLEKLLRAQYHAEGRGLHQLISSCEERLPHDVISRLRFVATIRNKVVHEEDFAFKEVDDFFAACDLCEEDLTPRSSRFIWRAAMWLMVLITTMAIVFYYIHWDTLERFL; from the coding sequence ATGTCTGATATCGAAAAAGTGGTTGTCCGTACTCGACGATTAGAGAAGTTATTGAGAGCACAGTACCATGCCGAGGGGCGAGGTTTACATCAGCTGATCTCTAGCTGTGAAGAGCGCTTGCCTCATGATGTGATTAGTCGACTGCGTTTTGTTGCGACCATAAGAAACAAAGTGGTTCACGAAGAAGACTTTGCGTTCAAAGAAGTGGATGATTTTTTCGCGGCATGTGATTTGTGTGAGGAAGATCTAACACCAAGGAGCAGTCGTTTCATTTGGCGAGCGGCAATGTGGTTGATGGTATTGATAACTACGATGGCCATTGTTTTTTATTACATTCACTGGGATACGCTAGAGCGTTTTCTGTAG
- a CDS encoding lysoplasmalogenase family protein yields the protein MWFWFTVALSGLLGSEAALGRNSTKAILFKLLSFACLLLGVFKAELSFSLLLAISTGLVSSAGADILFFVKQRRRLSYLAFISSQLCFSWAFWQQLEGPVFLWLPALLFAVAIVLFLLLLPRIDSTLVPTAITGFIAVELACAAGEVWLSSPNLSNLLGFLGCLLMPISVILVSLRVDQAVLWQDRRLSSFLFLLANALIVASVLI from the coding sequence ATGTGGTTTTGGTTTACGGTTGCATTGTCAGGGTTGTTGGGCAGTGAAGCGGCATTAGGTCGTAACTCAACCAAAGCAATACTGTTTAAACTGCTCTCATTTGCTTGCTTATTGTTGGGTGTCTTTAAAGCAGAGCTCAGTTTTAGTTTGCTGCTTGCCATTTCAACGGGTTTGGTCAGCAGTGCTGGAGCTGATATTCTGTTTTTTGTTAAACAGCGACGACGTCTAAGCTACCTAGCCTTTATCTCGTCACAGCTCTGTTTTAGTTGGGCATTTTGGCAACAGCTCGAAGGGCCAGTGTTCCTGTGGTTACCTGCACTACTCTTTGCTGTTGCTATCGTGCTATTTTTATTATTGCTCCCAAGGATTGATAGCACATTAGTGCCCACGGCAATAACAGGCTTCATTGCTGTAGAACTGGCTTGTGCTGCAGGTGAGGTTTGGCTGAGTTCGCCAAACCTATCGAACTTGTTAGGCTTTCTAGGGTGCTTACTTATGCCAATCTCGGTCATCTTGGTCTCTCTAAGAGTCGACCAAGCGGTGCTTTGGCAAGATCGCCGACTCTCATCTTTCTTGTTCTTATTGGCGAATGCTCTGATAGTGGCATCTGTTCTAATCTAG
- a CDS encoding YecH family metal-binding protein, with translation MSQEIHAHKILNLLREQPMSREALQLKVDQEFGQHASFRTCKLNGFSLNDLLEFFFAREKVIEADGRLHINEENVCSHH, from the coding sequence ATGTCTCAAGAAATCCACGCACATAAAATTCTTAATCTTCTTCGTGAGCAGCCGATGTCTCGTGAAGCACTGCAACTTAAAGTTGACCAAGAGTTTGGTCAGCATGCGTCATTTCGCACTTGTAAGCTCAATGGATTTTCACTCAATGACTTACTTGAGTTTTTCTTTGCAAGAGAGAAAGTGATTGAGGCAGACGGACGTCTGCATATCAATGAAGAGAACGTGTGTAGCCACCACTAA
- a CDS encoding YhgN family NAAT transporter — MDILAAATMLFLIMDPLGNLPIVLSILKHIDKKRQRMVLVRELLFALAILMLFLFAGKGIMNFLQVQPETLSISGGIILFIIAIKMIFPSAGSITGLAAGEEPFIVPLAIPMIAGPSVIAALLLLSSQHPDKLTELSIAVLLAWGATFFILMFYGLFHKLLGERGLKAIERLMGLLLVMISTQMFLDGVKGYLG; from the coding sequence ATGGATATACTGGCCGCTGCAACCATGTTGTTTCTGATCATGGATCCGCTAGGTAACTTACCGATCGTACTGTCTATTTTGAAGCATATCGATAAGAAGCGTCAGCGGATGGTGCTGGTTAGAGAACTGCTTTTCGCGCTGGCGATACTGATGTTGTTCCTGTTTGCGGGTAAAGGCATCATGAACTTTCTGCAAGTTCAACCCGAAACGCTCAGTATTTCGGGTGGTATTATTCTCTTCATTATCGCTATCAAAATGATATTTCCAAGTGCTGGAAGCATTACGGGGTTAGCCGCTGGTGAGGAGCCATTTATCGTGCCGCTTGCCATCCCTATGATTGCAGGTCCGTCTGTAATCGCGGCTCTGCTGCTGTTATCAAGTCAGCATCCAGATAAGCTAACAGAGCTTTCCATTGCGGTATTACTTGCATGGGGGGCCACCTTCTTCATTTTGATGTTCTATGGTTTATTCCATAAACTGCTTGGTGAGCGAGGGTTGAAGGCCATTGAAAGGTTGATGGGCTTATTGCTTGTGATGATCTCAACACAAATGTTCCTAGACGGTGTAAAAGGGTACCTCGGTTAA
- a CDS encoding DUF1145 domain-containing protein, whose product MKWLILLAKGLFLAVWGVLLSNFFISYPKGVNIVLFVILGFMILMHAMQAAIFITAIRQRVALTFGDKLSLVVFGVVGLLGIKYKYADQMSDTSS is encoded by the coding sequence ATGAAGTGGCTCATTCTGTTAGCAAAAGGACTATTTCTTGCGGTTTGGGGTGTTTTATTGAGTAACTTTTTCATTTCATACCCCAAGGGAGTCAACATCGTGTTGTTCGTCATCCTTGGATTTATGATATTGATGCATGCCATGCAGGCAGCGATTTTCATTACGGCAATACGACAACGGGTTGCTCTAACCTTTGGGGATAAGTTGTCATTGGTGGTATTTGGTGTCGTCGGCCTATTGGGTATCAAATACAAGTACGCCGACCAAATGAGCGATACCTCATCTTGA
- the rsmD gene encoding 16S rRNA (guanine(966)-N(2))-methyltransferase RsmD produces the protein MVRRRQQNSSQKQASLGSIRIISGLWRGRKLPVHDAEGLRPTTDRVKETVFNWLAQDVPRALCLDVFAGSGGLGFEAASRQAEKVTMLELNSKAFNQLKTNIATLKADNILAVQTDALAYLKQPGTAHDVVFIDPPFHQGLVDECITLLEQNGWLSDNAMIYLETEKELDVSNVPSTWSLHREKQAGQVAFRLYEREVK, from the coding sequence ATGGTAAGACGACGCCAGCAAAATTCATCACAAAAACAAGCTTCTCTTGGCTCAATTCGCATTATTAGTGGTTTGTGGCGCGGTAGAAAGCTGCCAGTACACGACGCTGAAGGTCTACGACCAACCACCGACAGAGTAAAAGAGACCGTTTTCAACTGGCTTGCCCAAGATGTTCCACGCGCTCTATGTTTAGATGTCTTTGCAGGCTCTGGTGGACTCGGTTTTGAAGCGGCCTCCCGCCAGGCAGAAAAAGTGACCATGCTTGAACTCAACAGCAAAGCATTTAATCAGCTAAAAACCAATATTGCGACGCTCAAAGCTGATAATATCCTAGCAGTGCAGACAGATGCACTTGCTTACCTAAAACAGCCGGGTACTGCCCATGATGTTGTATTTATCGATCCGCCTTTTCATCAAGGCTTAGTGGATGAGTGCATCACACTTTTAGAGCAAAATGGCTGGTTAAGCGACAACGCGATGATTTATCTTGAAACGGAAAAAGAGCTCGATGTCAGCAATGTTCCATCAACGTGGTCACTGCATCGCGAAAAACAAGCGGGACAAGTGGCCTTTCGACTCTATGAGAGAGAGGTGAAGTAA
- the ftsY gene encoding signal recognition particle-docking protein FtsY produces the protein MAEKKKRGLLSWLGFGDEEQVKPEAPAEETTAEEITAESSEPTEENVAETIEQADPEKAEAEAEAEAEAEAEAEAEAEAETETEEPKVVAQEEVQQKPTESFFTRLKRSLARTKANIGAGFFGLFKGKEIDDDLFEELEEQLLIADVGMDTTLKIIDNLTEKASRQDLKDGEALYGLLKEEMAEILSHVEKPLEIDTTKTPYVILMVGVNGVGKTTTIGKLAKQFQAQGKKVMLAAGDTFRAAAVEQLQVWGQRNDVPVIAQHTGADSASVIYDAIEAAKARGVDVVIADTAGRLQNKSNLMEELRKIVRVMQKIDGSAPHEIMLTLDAATGQNAISQAKLFSEVAPLTGITLTKLDGTAKGGVIFALADQFQIPIRYIGVGEGIDDLRPFETQEFIDALFSRDE, from the coding sequence ATGGCAGAAAAGAAAAAGCGTGGATTACTTTCTTGGTTGGGCTTTGGTGATGAAGAGCAAGTAAAACCAGAGGCGCCAGCCGAAGAAACAACAGCGGAAGAAATTACAGCAGAGAGCAGTGAGCCAACTGAAGAGAATGTTGCAGAGACGATAGAGCAAGCGGACCCTGAAAAAGCAGAAGCAGAAGCAGAAGCAGAAGCAGAAGCAGAAGCAGAAGCAGAAGCAGAAGCAGAAGCAGAAACAGAAACAGAAGAGCCAAAGGTTGTGGCTCAGGAAGAGGTTCAGCAAAAGCCAACCGAGAGTTTCTTTACTCGCTTGAAACGCAGTTTAGCCCGAACTAAGGCGAATATTGGTGCCGGTTTCTTTGGCCTGTTTAAAGGTAAAGAGATTGACGATGATCTGTTTGAAGAGCTCGAAGAGCAGTTGTTGATCGCAGATGTCGGCATGGACACCACGCTAAAAATTATCGATAACCTAACAGAAAAAGCCTCTCGCCAGGACTTAAAAGATGGTGAAGCACTGTATGGTTTGCTCAAAGAAGAGATGGCGGAAATCCTATCTCACGTAGAGAAGCCGCTAGAAATTGACACCACAAAAACGCCATACGTCATCTTGATGGTAGGTGTTAACGGTGTTGGTAAAACAACAACGATTGGTAAGCTGGCTAAGCAATTCCAAGCGCAAGGCAAGAAAGTGATGCTTGCGGCGGGTGACACCTTCCGTGCTGCTGCTGTTGAACAGTTGCAAGTTTGGGGTCAGCGCAATGATGTTCCCGTTATCGCTCAGCATACGGGGGCCGACAGCGCTTCCGTTATTTACGATGCTATCGAAGCGGCAAAAGCGCGCGGTGTTGACGTTGTCATTGCCGACACAGCAGGCCGTCTGCAAAACAAGAGTAATCTGATGGAAGAGCTGCGCAAGATTGTGCGTGTGATGCAGAAAATTGATGGCAGTGCGCCACACGAAATTATGCTGACGCTTGATGCGGCGACGGGTCAAAACGCCATTAGTCAGGCGAAGCTATTCTCGGAGGTGGCACCACTGACGGGTATTACCCTGACCAAGCTTGACGGTACAGCAAAAGGTGGCGTTATTTTTGCGTTAGCTGATCAGTTCCAGATCCCAATTCGATACATTGGTGTGGGTGAAGGGATAGATGATTTACGTCCATTTGAAACACAAGAGTTTATTGACGCTTTGTTTAGCCGCGACGAGTAA
- the ftsE gene encoding cell division ATP-binding protein FtsE, producing the protein MIKFQQVSKAYRGGRQALQKVDFHLHRGEMAFLGGHSGAGKSTLLKLICAIERPSDGKVWFNGHDISQIPARDIPFLRRNIGIVFQEHRLLMDRSVFDNVALPMRIESYSEEEIKRRVSAALDKIGLLDKARCLPSQLSGGEQQRVGIARAVVNRPTLLLADEPTGNLDPELSSRVLKLFEEFNRAGVTILIATHDINLVNSRPQYRHLELNQGFLSEVHDHGS; encoded by the coding sequence GTGATTAAATTCCAGCAAGTAAGCAAAGCTTATCGTGGTGGTCGTCAAGCACTACAGAAGGTGGATTTCCACCTTCACCGAGGTGAGATGGCGTTTCTAGGGGGCCACTCTGGAGCAGGTAAAAGTACACTCCTTAAGTTGATTTGTGCGATTGAGCGCCCTTCTGATGGCAAGGTATGGTTCAATGGGCATGACATTTCTCAAATTCCAGCGCGTGACATTCCTTTCTTGCGTCGCAACATCGGTATTGTTTTCCAAGAGCATCGCCTGCTGATGGATAGAAGCGTGTTCGATAATGTGGCTTTGCCTATGAGAATCGAATCCTATTCGGAAGAGGAGATCAAGCGACGAGTATCGGCAGCGTTGGACAAGATAGGCTTGCTTGATAAAGCTCGTTGTTTGCCAAGCCAGTTGTCAGGTGGTGAACAGCAGCGTGTTGGAATCGCTCGTGCCGTTGTGAACCGACCGACCCTGCTACTTGCGGATGAACCAACGGGTAACTTAGACCCTGAACTGTCCAGTCGCGTACTCAAACTTTTTGAAGAGTTTAATCGTGCAGGTGTCACGATATTAATTGCCACTCATGATATCAACTTAGTGAACTCTCGACCTCAATACCGCCATTTAGAATTGAATCAAGGATTCTTGAGCGAGGTGCATGATCATGGCTCTTAA
- the ftsX gene encoding permease-like cell division protein FtsX, producing MRKKSAVNSRSKRQKVARPKTDGFFKVHFKQAKSSLGALWHRPLGNILTLAVISMALALPACLYLMGKNIAYVTNQVATTSQVSVFLTEQLPEARAMVMKDDIESWPLVEHVDYISSQQGLADLSGHTGFESAIELLDGYALPGVFIVTPSVEDDVTIKSIATQLNSLDGISDVRIDEDWLSRVNAIRALMNSVIIVLSVLMLSSVFLIVGNTLRFNVLANKEEIQTMKLIGATDPYILRPYLYSGMWFGLLGAVTAWIFTALLTVIFNSAVENLATLYDSQYRLLGLNWDESLLLLMLGTFIGCLAAKLSAQRHLKEIEPV from the coding sequence ATGCGTAAGAAAAGCGCTGTGAATAGCCGCTCTAAGCGCCAAAAAGTGGCTCGACCAAAGACCGATGGTTTCTTCAAGGTCCACTTCAAACAGGCAAAAAGCTCCTTGGGTGCTTTATGGCACCGACCGCTAGGTAACATCTTAACCTTGGCGGTCATTTCAATGGCGTTGGCATTGCCTGCTTGTCTCTATCTGATGGGCAAAAACATCGCTTATGTGACCAATCAAGTCGCGACGACATCGCAGGTCAGTGTGTTTCTGACCGAGCAGTTACCAGAAGCTCGAGCGATGGTAATGAAGGATGATATCGAGAGCTGGCCGCTGGTGGAACATGTTGACTATATTTCGTCCCAACAAGGCTTAGCAGACCTGAGTGGTCACACGGGATTTGAGAGTGCGATAGAACTACTGGACGGTTATGCGTTGCCAGGCGTATTTATCGTCACGCCGAGTGTTGAAGACGATGTGACTATTAAGAGCATTGCAACCCAGCTCAATTCTCTTGACGGTATTTCTGATGTGAGAATTGATGAAGATTGGCTGAGTCGCGTGAATGCAATTCGCGCTTTAATGAACAGCGTCATCATTGTTCTGTCGGTGTTGATGCTAAGCTCGGTCTTTCTCATCGTCGGCAACACGCTCAGATTTAATGTGCTCGCGAACAAAGAAGAGATCCAAACCATGAAATTGATCGGAGCAACGGATCCATATATTTTGCGTCCTTATCTTTACTCTGGAATGTGGTTTGGCCTGCTGGGTGCGGTGACTGCGTGGATTTTTACCGCTCTTTTGACCGTTATTTTCAATAGCGCGGTCGAAAACCTAGCAACACTTTATGATAGTCAATACAGACTGTTAGGTTTAAATTGGGATGAATCTTTACTGCTATTGATGCTAGGAACCTTTATTGGTTGCCTTGCCGCTAAATTATCAGCACAGCGTCATCTTAAAGAAATTGAACCAGTGTAA
- the rpoH gene encoding RNA polymerase sigma factor RpoH, with translation MTKSAYPMAVVTQDSLDSYIQSVNSYPMLTADEEREFAERLHYKGEIDAAKGLILSHLRFVVHVARGYSGYGLPMADLVQEGNIGLMKAVKRFNPEVGVRLVSFAVHWIKAEIHEYVLRNWRIVKIATTKAQRKLFFNLRKSKKRLGWFNNGEVETVAKELGVEPSEVREMESRLAAQDAAFELTVDDDDSSSVSTAPVLYLEDKSSDLAENVEAENWESHTNNRLSLALSSLDERSQHIVRSRWLDDQKATLQDLADNYGVSAERIRQLEKNAMKKLKLAVGEF, from the coding sequence ATGACCAAATCAGCATATCCAATGGCGGTCGTAACGCAAGATAGCCTAGACAGCTATATCCAATCAGTAAACAGCTACCCAATGTTGACTGCTGATGAGGAGCGTGAATTCGCTGAGCGATTGCACTATAAAGGTGAGATCGATGCGGCGAAAGGCCTGATCTTGTCGCACCTACGATTCGTTGTTCACGTGGCACGAGGTTACTCGGGCTACGGTCTTCCAATGGCTGACTTAGTGCAAGAAGGTAACATCGGCTTGATGAAGGCGGTAAAACGTTTCAACCCTGAGGTTGGCGTGCGCTTGGTGTCGTTCGCTGTACACTGGATCAAAGCCGAAATTCATGAATACGTGTTGCGTAACTGGCGTATCGTCAAGATTGCGACAACCAAAGCTCAGCGTAAGCTGTTCTTCAACCTGCGTAAGTCTAAAAAGCGTTTAGGCTGGTTTAACAACGGAGAGGTTGAAACGGTAGCGAAAGAGCTAGGTGTAGAGCCGTCAGAAGTACGCGAGATGGAATCTCGTCTTGCAGCACAAGATGCGGCGTTTGAATTGACGGTAGATGATGATGATTCATCTTCAGTATCAACAGCCCCAGTTCTGTATTTAGAGGACAAGTCTTCCGATCTAGCGGAAAATGTTGAGGCTGAAAACTGGGAATCACACACCAACAATCGTTTATCGTTGGCACTTTCTAGTCTAGATGAGCGTAGTCAGCATATTGTGCGCTCTCGTTGGTTGGATGACCAAAAGGCGACGCTGCAAGATCTAGCGGACAACTACGGTGTGTCGGCAGAGCGTATTCGCCAGCTTGAAAAGAATGCGATGAAGAAACTCAAACTCGCGGTTGGTGAGTTCTAA
- the glpE gene encoding thiosulfate sulfurtransferase GlpE encodes MDQFLHIDVTSASALIEQQGAHLVDIRDPQSFAVAHAVGAYHLTNDSIVSFMNDVEFETPILVMCYHGISSQGAAQYLVNQGFEEVYSVDGGFEAWQRASLPIERMS; translated from the coding sequence ATGGACCAGTTTCTACATATAGACGTGACATCAGCTTCAGCCCTAATAGAGCAACAGGGTGCGCACTTAGTTGATATACGTGATCCTCAATCTTTTGCGGTCGCACATGCGGTTGGTGCCTATCATTTGACCAATGACTCGATTGTATCTTTCATGAACGATGTAGAGTTTGAGACTCCGATTCTAGTGATGTGCTATCACGGAATCAGCAGTCAGGGTGCTGCTCAATACTTAGTAAATCAGGGCTTTGAAGAGGTTTACAGTGTCGATGGTGGTTTTGAAGCATGGCAAAGGGCCTCGTTACCGATAGAGAGAATGAGTTGA
- the glpG gene encoding rhomboid family intramembrane serine protease GlpG produces the protein MIRLITLPNPRLAQAFIDYMATKKVEVAMMPEGEGLFALWLRDDSQKMWVEEELQQFLSEPNHQRYQAASWEVAETRKSNFSYLTPSMMSMLKSKAGPLTLLIILVCGVVFILQQLGWGQAVFSLFHFPAFEQQQWQLWRWFTHAFLHFSVMHVAFNALWWWQLGGDIELKLGWKPLGKLFLISAALSGAAQYWVQGANFGGLSGVVYALVGYLWVLSNKAPQLGLHMPKPIFAFMLVWLVLGYVQPFLAIANAAHLAGLLSGFAVAVVDLNRYKKGA, from the coding sequence ATGATCCGATTGATCACATTACCTAATCCTAGGTTAGCCCAGGCGTTCATAGACTATATGGCGACGAAAAAAGTAGAGGTTGCCATGATGCCAGAAGGTGAAGGTCTCTTTGCCCTGTGGTTACGTGACGACTCCCAGAAAATGTGGGTTGAAGAAGAGCTACAGCAGTTTTTGTCAGAACCGAATCATCAACGCTATCAAGCGGCGTCTTGGGAAGTGGCAGAAACTCGGAAATCTAACTTTAGTTATTTGACCCCGAGCATGATGAGTATGCTCAAGTCTAAAGCCGGTCCATTGACTCTGCTCATTATACTTGTGTGTGGTGTGGTATTCATTCTTCAACAGCTAGGTTGGGGACAAGCGGTATTTTCGCTGTTCCATTTTCCTGCGTTTGAGCAACAACAGTGGCAACTTTGGCGTTGGTTTACCCATGCTTTTCTGCATTTCTCGGTCATGCATGTCGCTTTCAATGCTCTTTGGTGGTGGCAGCTTGGCGGAGATATTGAGCTTAAGCTAGGTTGGAAGCCGCTTGGGAAATTGTTTCTGATCAGTGCAGCGCTTTCAGGGGCTGCTCAGTATTGGGTGCAAGGAGCCAATTTTGGTGGTCTCTCTGGTGTGGTTTACGCCTTGGTTGGATATCTTTGGGTACTATCTAATAAAGCGCCACAACTAGGGTTACATATGCCTAAACCTATTTTTGCTTTTATGTTGGTGTGGTTGGTACTCGGCTATGTTCAGCCCTTCCTCGCTATTGCTAATGCGGCGCACTTAGCCGGACTATTGTCAGGATTTGCTGTTGCGGTGGTGGATTTGAACCGATACAAGAAAGGAGCCTGA